In Lysobacter firmicutimachus, one genomic interval encodes:
- a CDS encoding HlyD family secretion protein has product MNPRRGFLALALAAGATAAAAAAAPLRVDGEVYARRTSALMPPTVERMWQFNITQLAPDGAPVKRGQPVIAFDSNEVVKQLAEKRSRLKEKQVELDKLDLELAERERTERLATDEARAALDKAQRKTQQPAELIAGIEYRKLLIARSQAERKLALAQRRETLSAEQRRQERRLLAAERAQLQADVDRLQRSLAALEVRAPRDGLMMHRSNWEGEKYDVGSQAWVGQTVAEIPDMSTLAVRAELPERELQRVAVGAPVRIVVEGGAGSVLRGRIESVGRAVRSKSQVQPVPVLDLDVRLDDPRAPLRPGQAVRVEIPAPTRSARP; this is encoded by the coding sequence ATGAATCCGCGCCGCGGCTTCCTCGCCTTGGCGCTGGCCGCCGGCGCCACCGCGGCCGCGGCCGCGGCCGCGCCGTTGCGCGTGGACGGCGAAGTCTATGCACGCCGCACGTCGGCGCTGATGCCGCCGACGGTCGAGCGCATGTGGCAGTTCAACATCACCCAGCTCGCCCCCGACGGCGCGCCGGTCAAGCGCGGCCAGCCGGTGATCGCCTTCGACAGCAACGAGGTGGTCAAGCAGCTTGCGGAAAAGCGCAGCCGGCTCAAGGAAAAGCAGGTCGAGCTGGACAAACTCGACCTGGAACTGGCCGAGCGCGAGCGCACCGAACGCCTGGCCACCGACGAGGCGCGCGCCGCGCTCGACAAGGCGCAACGCAAGACCCAGCAACCGGCCGAGCTGATCGCCGGCATCGAGTACCGCAAGCTGCTGATCGCACGCAGCCAGGCCGAGCGCAAGCTGGCCCTGGCGCAACGCCGCGAAACCTTGTCCGCCGAGCAACGCCGGCAGGAGCGGCGCCTGCTCGCCGCCGAGCGCGCGCAGCTGCAGGCCGACGTCGACCGCCTGCAGCGCTCGCTGGCGGCGCTGGAAGTGCGCGCGCCGCGCGACGGATTGATGATGCACCGAAGCAATTGGGAAGGCGAAAAGTACGACGTCGGCTCGCAGGCCTGGGTCGGCCAGACGGTGGCCGAGATTCCCGACATGAGCACGCTGGCGGTGCGCGCCGAACTGCCCGAGCGCGAGCTGCAGCGCGTCGCGGTCGGCGCGCCGGTGCGGATCGTGGTCGAAGGCGGCGCCGGCAGCGTGCTGCGCGGACGGATCGAGTCGGTCGGACGCGCGGTGCGCAGCAAATCGCAAGTACAGCCGGTGCCGGTGCTGGACCTGGACGTGCGCCTGGACGATCCGCGCGCGCCGTTGCGTCCGGGCCAGGCGGTGCGGGTCGAGATTCCGGCGCCGACGCGGAGCGCGCGGCCATGA
- a CDS encoding ABC transporter permease, which yields MSALLKALPPIWREAVEELWRRRLRTLLTLLGLIFGVGAIVAMQAVGEGSRREALRLVESLGLNNLIAEAKAQDENSLRETRARSLGLSLADADAALAVVPGAERYAAEKPVRTHSVFSDYGRSDAQTSGVSPDYFALSSLRIARGRALGAQDDLRLAAVAVLGHQAAADLFPGMDPIGQLLKVNHVWLEVVGVLADRDLSKDQFEGVQLGLESNRVYLPLASARARFRFQPQEDEVDRFLLRLRDPSQLAAGARVLSTVLTQRHAGMADFRLVVPQQLFQQHQKTQRIFRVVMGAIAGVSLLVGGIGIMNIMLANVLERRREIGLLRALGARRRDVIAQFLREATVICVAGAALGLLFGIALAYLIAFFAGWQVAWAPLPVLSSALFCAAVGLAFGVYPARQAARLDPIAALRHD from the coding sequence ATGAGCGCGCTGTTGAAGGCGTTGCCGCCGATCTGGCGCGAGGCGGTAGAGGAGCTGTGGCGGCGACGCCTGCGCACGCTGCTGACCCTGCTCGGCCTGATCTTCGGCGTCGGCGCCATCGTCGCCATGCAAGCGGTCGGCGAAGGCAGCCGGCGCGAAGCGCTGCGCCTGGTCGAGAGCCTGGGCCTCAACAATCTCATCGCCGAAGCCAAGGCCCAGGACGAAAACAGCCTGCGCGAGACCCGCGCGCGCAGCCTCGGCCTGAGCCTGGCCGACGCCGACGCCGCGTTGGCGGTGGTGCCTGGCGCCGAGCGCTACGCCGCGGAAAAGCCGGTGCGCACCCATTCGGTGTTCAGCGACTACGGCCGCAGCGACGCCCAGACCAGCGGCGTGAGCCCGGACTACTTCGCCCTGTCCTCGCTGCGCATCGCCCGCGGGCGCGCCCTCGGCGCCCAGGACGACCTGCGCCTGGCCGCGGTCGCGGTGCTCGGCCATCAGGCCGCGGCGGATCTGTTTCCCGGCATGGACCCGATCGGGCAGTTGCTCAAGGTCAATCACGTCTGGCTGGAAGTGGTCGGCGTGCTGGCCGACCGCGACCTGAGCAAGGACCAGTTCGAAGGCGTGCAGTTGGGACTGGAGAGCAACCGCGTCTACCTGCCGCTGGCCAGCGCCCGCGCGCGCTTCCGCTTCCAGCCGCAAGAGGACGAAGTCGACCGCTTCCTGCTGCGCCTGCGCGATCCGTCGCAACTCGCCGCCGGCGCGCGCGTGCTGTCGACCGTGCTGACCCAGCGCCACGCCGGCATGGCCGATTTCCGTCTGGTGGTGCCGCAGCAGTTGTTCCAGCAGCACCAGAAGACCCAGCGCATCTTCCGCGTGGTGATGGGGGCGATCGCCGGCGTCAGCCTGCTGGTCGGCGGCATCGGCATCATGAACATCATGCTCGCCAACGTGCTCGAACGCCGGCGCGAGATCGGCTTGTTGCGGGCGCTCGGCGCGCGCCGGCGCGACGTGATCGCGCAGTTCCTGCGCGAGGCCACGGTGATCTGCGTCGCCGGCGCCGCGCTGGGATTGCTGTTCGGCATCGCGCTGGCCTATCTGATCGCCTTCTTCGCCGGCTGGCAGGTGGCCTGGGCGCCGCTGCCGGTGCTGTCCTCGGCGCTGTTCTGCGCCGCCGTCGGCCTGGCCTTCGGCGTCTACCCCGCGCGCCAGGCGGCGCGCCTGGACCCGATCGCCGCCCTGCGCCACGATTGA
- a CDS encoding pyridoxal-phosphate dependent enzyme, with protein MNDLTVSPAADAALAPAAPEFADILAAAARIAPHAHATPVLRSRAIDELAGCELHFKCENLQRGGAFKFRGACNAVFALSDEDAARGIVTQSSGNHGGAIALAARLRGTTATVVAPHNTPQVKLAAIRAYGARIVPCEPLQSSRDAVTAQVLADTGGVLVHPFNDPKVIAGQGTATLELLGHAPQLDAVIAPVSGGGLLSGTAIAAHGVDPAIEVYGAEPQGARDAHDSLREGRRITGRTPDTICDGLRAELGTLTFPILSRHVREILLVDDAQVIAAMRLIWERMKLVVEPSGAVPLAVVLAQRERFAGRRVGLIVSGGNVDLGLASAWFADAS; from the coding sequence ATGAACGACCTGACCGTCTCCCCCGCGGCCGATGCCGCCCTCGCCCCGGCCGCGCCGGAATTCGCCGACATCCTCGCCGCCGCCGCGCGCATCGCGCCGCACGCGCACGCCACGCCGGTGCTGCGCTCGCGCGCGATCGACGAATTGGCCGGCTGCGAGCTGCACTTCAAATGCGAGAACCTGCAGCGCGGCGGCGCGTTCAAGTTCCGCGGCGCCTGCAATGCGGTGTTCGCCCTCAGCGACGAAGACGCCGCACGCGGCATCGTCACTCAAAGCTCGGGCAATCACGGCGGCGCGATCGCGCTGGCCGCGCGCCTGCGCGGCACCACCGCGACCGTGGTCGCGCCGCACAACACGCCGCAGGTCAAGCTCGCCGCGATCCGCGCCTACGGCGCGCGCATCGTGCCCTGCGAGCCGCTGCAATCCTCGCGCGACGCGGTCACCGCCCAGGTGCTGGCCGACACCGGCGGGGTGCTGGTGCATCCGTTCAACGATCCCAAGGTGATCGCCGGCCAGGGCACTGCGACCCTGGAACTGCTCGGCCATGCGCCGCAGTTGGACGCGGTGATCGCCCCGGTCAGCGGTGGCGGATTGCTGTCCGGCACCGCGATCGCGGCGCACGGCGTCGATCCGGCGATCGAGGTCTACGGCGCCGAACCGCAAGGCGCCCGCGATGCGCACGATTCGCTGCGCGAAGGGCGCAGGATCACCGGCCGCACCCCGGACACGATCTGCGACGGCCTGCGCGCCGAGCTGGGCACGCTCACCTTTCCTATCCTGAGCCGGCACGTGCGCGAGATCCTGCTGGTCGACGACGCCCAGGTGATCGCGGCGATGCGGCTGATCTGGGAACGCATGAAGCTGGTGGTCGAGCCCTCCGGCGCGGTGCCGCTGGCGGTGGTCCTGGCCCAGCGCGAACGCTTCGCCGGACGCCGGGTCGGGCTGATCGTGTCCGGCGGCAATGTCGATCTGGGATTGGCGTCCGCCTGGTTCGCCGACGCCTCCTGA
- a CDS encoding V4R domain-containing protein produces MVDVEFRVVSDRRDGLLLALGQVVIANGFTLLRQRMLNSEEGVVLSMVVRGPAESLLVLEERLGTHHLVQSFEASAYEGGNGAAAAPAPVRSNGAASAPNIPPPAAAPAAAAAPAQATAAPIDTQRVETLLPQLARNYPNILLQLVALERELPPSQREATLRYIGQRVGAWVYKRDYALGGQLPLHDSVRRIALPAMRQLVQAELQDDALRIRNSPFCHRGESGECCHFLRGMLGGLLEGQHGADGVRVVESQCRNTGAEACRFEFQA; encoded by the coding sequence ATGGTGGATGTCGAATTCCGCGTGGTGTCCGACCGGCGCGACGGGCTGCTGCTCGCGCTGGGACAGGTGGTGATCGCCAACGGTTTCACCCTGCTGCGCCAACGCATGCTCAACAGCGAGGAGGGCGTGGTCCTGAGCATGGTCGTGCGCGGCCCGGCCGAGTCCTTGCTGGTGCTGGAAGAACGCCTGGGAACGCATCACCTGGTGCAGAGCTTCGAGGCCTCGGCCTACGAGGGCGGCAACGGCGCGGCCGCAGCGCCGGCACCGGTGCGCAGCAACGGCGCGGCCAGCGCGCCGAACATCCCGCCGCCCGCCGCGGCGCCGGCCGCCGCAGCCGCGCCGGCCCAGGCGACCGCGGCGCCGATCGATACCCAGCGGGTGGAGACCCTGCTGCCGCAGCTGGCGCGCAACTACCCCAACATCCTGCTGCAGTTGGTGGCGCTGGAACGCGAGCTACCGCCGAGCCAACGCGAAGCGACCCTGCGCTACATCGGCCAGCGCGTCGGCGCCTGGGTCTACAAACGCGACTACGCGCTGGGCGGACAATTGCCGCTGCACGACTCGGTGCGGCGCATCGCCCTGCCGGCGATGCGCCAGCTGGTCCAGGCCGAACTGCAGGACGACGCCCTGCGGATCCGCAATAGCCCCTTCTGCCATCGCGGCGAAAGCGGCGAATGCTGCCACTTCCTGCGCGGCATGCTCGGCGGCCTGCTGGAAGGCCAGCACGGCGCCGACGGCGTGCGGGTGGTGGAAAGCCAATGCCGCAACACCGGCGCGGAGGCGTGCCGGTTCGAGTTCCAGGCCTGA
- a CDS encoding MHYT domain-containing protein, with amino-acid sequence MPIDHAIQCIHDPFLVVLSYVVSVLGSFTALQLAIAIPSATTPGQRWRAVTAAGIAMGGGAIWAMHFIAMLACKMDVAVTYDLPITVGSAIIAVVSCMAGLAIAGSGLFNWGKLILGGVLMGLGVTGMHYAGMAAMLMPADTVYNTNLVLASAAIAVVASIVALWLAFNLRGWGQMLGSALVMGVAVCGMHYTGMLAASFIPNKAGSAALAGGISGGYLGIGIFVVTTALLAAVLTLSLLRQRQRAMVRI; translated from the coding sequence ATGCCGATCGATCACGCCATCCAGTGCATCCATGACCCGTTCCTCGTCGTCCTGTCCTATGTCGTGTCGGTGCTGGGCTCGTTCACCGCCTTGCAGCTGGCGATCGCGATCCCGAGCGCGACCACGCCGGGACAACGCTGGCGCGCGGTGACCGCCGCCGGCATCGCGATGGGCGGCGGCGCGATCTGGGCCATGCATTTCATCGCCATGCTCGCCTGCAAGATGGACGTGGCGGTGACCTACGACCTGCCGATCACGGTCGGCTCGGCGATCATCGCGGTGGTCTCGTGCATGGCCGGCCTGGCCATCGCCGGCAGCGGCCTGTTCAACTGGGGCAAGCTGATCCTCGGCGGCGTGCTGATGGGCCTGGGCGTGACCGGCATGCATTACGCCGGCATGGCGGCGATGCTGATGCCGGCCGACACCGTCTACAACACCAACCTGGTGCTGGCTTCGGCGGCGATCGCCGTGGTCGCCTCGATCGTCGCCCTGTGGCTGGCGTTCAACCTGCGCGGCTGGGGCCAGATGCTCGGCAGCGCCCTGGTCATGGGCGTGGCGGTGTGCGGCATGCATTACACCGGCATGCTCGCGGCCAGCTTCATCCCCAACAAGGCCGGCAGCGCCGCGCTCGCCGGCGGCATCAGCGGCGGCTACCTGGGCATCGGCATCTTCGTCGTCACCACCGCCCTGCTCGCCGCGGTGCTGACCCTGAGCCTGCTGCGCCAACGCCAGCGTGCGATGGTGCGGATTTGA
- a CDS encoding ketosteroid isomerase-related protein, protein MKIDGTRRDDRATELVLSYYAAFNRGDWDGMLATLADDVAHDLNQGPRETGRAAFAAFLQRMARHYREQLRDVVVMTAPDGARAAAEYVVHGEYLVTDPGLPEARGQRYVLPGGAFFEIADGRIRRVSNYYNLGDWTAQVGA, encoded by the coding sequence ATGAAGATCGACGGCACCCGCCGCGACGACCGCGCCACCGAGCTGGTGCTGTCCTATTACGCCGCGTTCAACCGCGGCGACTGGGACGGCATGCTCGCCACCCTCGCCGACGACGTCGCCCACGATCTCAACCAGGGGCCGCGCGAAACCGGCCGCGCGGCCTTCGCCGCGTTCCTGCAGCGCATGGCCCGGCATTACCGCGAACAGTTGCGCGACGTCGTGGTGATGACCGCGCCCGACGGCGCCCGCGCCGCGGCCGAGTACGTGGTCCATGGCGAGTACCTGGTCACCGACCCGGGCCTGCCGGAAGCGCGCGGGCAACGCTACGTGCTGCCCGGCGGCGCCTTCTTCGAGATCGCCGACGGCCGCATCCGCCGAGTCAGCAACTACTACAACCTCGGCGACTGGACCGCCCAGGTCGGCGCCTGA
- a CDS encoding multidrug resistance efflux transporter family protein encodes MSARRHALWAVLIALASALFFTCTYVLNRAAATAGGHWAWTAALRYLFTLPMLLLAMPLLGGVKPVWKAIRAHPWPWLLWSGIGFVLFYVCLSYAAASGPSWLIAGTFQLTVIAGMLCAPFLYRDARARIPLPALLVGLLIVAGVLIMQFGHGGGRLDRAGWIALLCVAVSAFAYPLGNRGLLLHLERSGIELNATQRVFGMTLASQPLWWAVAAYAGVQAGAPPPGQLWLAAGVALGAGVIATVLFFQATGMVRNEPTALAAAEAMQAAEILFATVIGALWLGEAWPQGRTLAGACLVGVGIVMFSVVAARAAAGNERRVKQLRSDRGG; translated from the coding sequence ATGAGTGCGCGCCGCCACGCCCTGTGGGCGGTGTTGATCGCGCTGGCCTCGGCGCTGTTCTTCACCTGCACCTACGTGCTCAACCGCGCCGCCGCCACCGCCGGCGGGCATTGGGCGTGGACCGCAGCGCTGCGCTATCTGTTCACCCTGCCGATGCTGTTGCTGGCGATGCCGCTGCTCGGCGGGGTCAAGCCGGTGTGGAAGGCGATCCGCGCCCATCCCTGGCCGTGGCTGCTGTGGAGCGGCATCGGCTTCGTGCTGTTCTACGTCTGCCTCAGCTACGCCGCCGCCAGCGGCCCCTCGTGGCTGATCGCCGGTACCTTCCAACTGACCGTGATCGCCGGGATGCTGTGCGCGCCGTTCCTGTACCGCGACGCGCGTGCGCGGATTCCGCTGCCGGCGCTGCTGGTCGGCCTGCTGATCGTCGCCGGTGTGCTGATCATGCAGTTCGGCCACGGCGGCGGCCGGCTGGATCGCGCCGGCTGGATCGCGCTGCTGTGCGTGGCGGTTTCGGCCTTCGCTTACCCGTTGGGCAATCGCGGCCTGCTGCTGCATCTGGAGCGCAGCGGCATCGAACTCAACGCCACCCAGCGCGTGTTCGGCATGACCCTGGCGAGCCAGCCGCTATGGTGGGCGGTGGCCGCGTATGCGGGCGTCCAGGCCGGTGCGCCGCCGCCGGGACAGCTGTGGCTGGCGGCGGGCGTGGCCCTGGGCGCGGGCGTGATCGCGACCGTGCTGTTCTTCCAGGCCACCGGCATGGTGCGCAACGAGCCGACCGCGTTGGCCGCGGCCGAGGCGATGCAGGCGGCGGAAATCCTGTTCGCGACCGTGATCGGCGCGCTGTGGCTGGGCGAGGCCTGGCCGCAGGGCCGGACCCTGGCCGGCGCCTGCCTGGTCGGGGTCGGCATCGTGATGTTCAGCGTGGTCGCCGCGCGCGCCGCGGCCGGCAACGAACGCCGGGTGAAGCAATTGCGCAGCGACCGCGGCGGTTGA
- the bioC gene encoding malonyl-ACP O-methyltransferase BioC, translated as MTDLFDHRQVRRSFSRAAHGYDGAAALQREVGARLSETLDYLDDRVPEVVVDVGCGPGHLTAAMQQRWPRAQVIGLDLALPMLREARGHAGSGSWRPRLLGGPRRPDLVCADARALPLRDASVDVLFSNLCLQWVEDLPAVFAGFRRVLKPGGLLLVSTFGPDTLFELRGAFAEADSAPHVSLFPSIAQFGDALIAAGFKNPVLDRDEFVLGHPDLGHLMRELRTLGATNAMSDRRRSLTGRARFARAAQAYEALRGGDGRLPATWEVIYAHAWGPAPGAPIRVGGVDEVQVPVSSIRVRQR; from the coding sequence ATGACCGATCTGTTCGACCATCGCCAGGTCCGGCGCTCGTTCTCGCGTGCCGCGCACGGCTACGACGGCGCCGCCGCGTTGCAGCGCGAAGTCGGTGCGCGCTTGTCGGAAACCCTGGACTATCTCGACGACCGGGTGCCCGAAGTGGTGGTCGACGTCGGTTGCGGCCCCGGCCATCTGACCGCGGCGATGCAACAGCGCTGGCCGCGCGCGCAGGTGATCGGCCTCGACCTGGCCCTGCCGATGCTGCGCGAGGCGCGCGGCCACGCCGGCAGCGGCAGTTGGCGGCCGCGCCTGCTCGGCGGCCCGCGCCGGCCCGACCTGGTCTGCGCCGACGCGCGTGCGCTGCCCCTGCGCGATGCCAGCGTCGACGTGCTGTTCTCGAATCTGTGCCTGCAGTGGGTCGAGGACCTGCCGGCGGTGTTCGCCGGCTTCCGCCGCGTGCTCAAGCCCGGCGGCCTGTTGTTGGTATCGACCTTCGGCCCCGACACCTTGTTCGAGCTGCGCGGCGCCTTCGCCGAAGCCGACTCGGCGCCGCACGTCAGCCTGTTCCCGTCGATCGCCCAATTCGGCGATGCGCTGATCGCCGCCGGTTTCAAGAACCCGGTGCTGGACCGCGATGAGTTCGTGCTCGGCCATCCCGACCTCGGCCATCTGATGCGCGAATTGCGCACGCTCGGCGCGACCAATGCGATGAGCGACCGTCGCCGCAGCTTGACCGGCCGCGCCCGCTTCGCCCGCGCCGCGCAGGCCTACGAAGCGCTGCGCGGCGGCGACGGGCGCCTGCCGGCGACCTGGGAAGTCATCTACGCCCATGCCTGGGGCCCGGCGCCGGGCGCGCCGATCCGGGTCGGCGGCGTCGACGAGGTGCAGGTGCCGGTGTCCAGCATCCGCGTGCGCCAGCGATGA
- the bioH gene encoding pimeloyl-ACP methyl ester esterase BioH → MYIQTTGAAPDSGRPALVLIHGWAMHGGLFAPLAEALADHCTLYLVDLPGHGYARDDATPLDPGALASELVGRFPDAYWLGWSLGGQVALRAGLDHAARVRGLILVASSPRFVTGEDWPHGVSPELFRNFGRALKSDFRGTLEGFLALEALGSSSAQDDLRCLKQRAFERGEPAERALQEGLALLDGFDVRGELPGLRVPSLWISGRRDRLVPAGAMPAAAALAPQSHSEVIAGAGHAPFLGATAQVAQLLREFVAPVRSNAAQAVCSP, encoded by the coding sequence ATGTACATCCAAACCACCGGCGCGGCGCCCGACAGCGGCCGCCCGGCGCTCGTCCTGATCCACGGCTGGGCCATGCACGGCGGCTTGTTCGCGCCGCTGGCCGAGGCGCTGGCCGACCACTGCACCCTGTATCTGGTCGATCTGCCCGGCCACGGCTACGCCCGCGACGATGCCACGCCGCTCGACCCCGGGGCGCTCGCGAGCGAATTGGTCGGGCGTTTTCCCGACGCCTACTGGCTGGGCTGGTCGCTGGGCGGACAGGTCGCGTTGCGCGCCGGGCTCGACCATGCCGCGCGCGTGCGCGGGCTGATCCTGGTCGCCTCGTCGCCGCGTTTCGTCACCGGCGAGGACTGGCCGCACGGCGTCTCGCCGGAGTTGTTCCGCAATTTCGGCCGCGCCTTGAAGAGCGACTTCCGCGGCACGCTGGAGGGCTTCCTCGCTCTCGAAGCGCTCGGTTCCAGCAGCGCCCAGGACGACCTGCGCTGCCTCAAGCAGCGCGCGTTCGAGCGCGGCGAGCCGGCCGAGCGCGCCTTGCAGGAAGGCCTGGCGCTGCTCGACGGCTTCGACGTGCGCGGCGAACTGCCCGGCTTGCGCGTGCCCAGCCTGTGGATCTCCGGTCGTCGCGACCGGCTGGTGCCGGCCGGCGCGATGCCCGCCGCCGCGGCGCTGGCGCCGCAGTCGCACAGCGAAGTCATCGCCGGCGCCGGCCACGCGCCCTTCCTCGGCGCCACCGCGCAGGTCGCGCAGTTGCTGCGCGAGTTCGTCGCGCCGGTTCGCTCCAACGCCGCACAGGCCGTGTGTTCGCCATGA
- a CDS encoding ACT domain-containing protein, whose translation MSAAVPPAARAETDLAKMLASLQIDVREGEYVFVSAPHWEALPRELAQASIVEAEGPTCVLRREHADAHGLGYDFVAAWLSLRVHSALQAVGLTAAVAQALARHGIACNVLAGYHHDHLLVPTARREDAIAALLALRGDAAPAPA comes from the coding sequence ATGAGCGCTGCCGTACCGCCGGCCGCGCGCGCCGAAACCGATCTGGCGAAGATGCTGGCCAGCTTGCAGATCGACGTGCGCGAGGGCGAGTACGTGTTCGTCAGCGCGCCGCACTGGGAGGCGCTGCCGCGCGAGTTGGCCCAGGCCAGCATCGTCGAGGCCGAAGGGCCGACCTGCGTGCTGCGCCGCGAACACGCCGATGCGCACGGCCTGGGCTACGACTTCGTCGCCGCCTGGCTGAGCCTGCGGGTGCATTCGGCGCTGCAGGCGGTCGGCCTGACCGCGGCGGTGGCGCAGGCGTTGGCGCGGCACGGCATCGCCTGCAACGTGTTGGCCGGCTATCACCACGATCACCTGTTGGTGCCGACGGCACGGCGCGAGGACGCGATCGCCGCGCTGCTGGCGCTGCGCGGCGACGCCGCGCCGGCACCGGCCTGA
- the bioF gene encoding 8-amino-7-oxononanoate synthase, giving the protein MSSQRPLWRERIQAAHDQRVAEARTRHHRAVAHRDGARCEIDGRSLLNFCGNDYLGLSQHFAVINAFQDAASREGVGGLASHLVCGHHAQHEALERELADWLGSPRALLFGSGFMANLAAVQALLGEDDVCVQDKLNHASLIDAARLSGCRLRRYPHADPEGAIRQLRNVPDGLAMLATDGVFSMDGDIAPLRDLALVARAQKALLYVDDAHGVGVTGPDGRGTVAAARLSAQEVPLQLATFGKALGSYGAALHGDADLIGHLAETARSHLYTTALPPAQAAATRAALKLARNDHWRREKLSELTAHFRERAAKLGLELLPSSTPIQPVVCGSDRRALAMAQALEQQGYWVAAIRPPTVPDGRARLRVTFSALHTREQVDGLIEALARAAERVAIERSDDAPAAPATAAR; this is encoded by the coding sequence ATGAGCAGCCAGCGACCCCTTTGGCGCGAACGGATTCAGGCGGCGCACGACCAGCGCGTGGCCGAGGCGCGCACGCGCCATCACCGCGCGGTCGCTCATCGCGACGGGGCCCGCTGCGAAATCGACGGGCGCTCGCTGCTCAACTTCTGCGGCAACGACTACCTCGGCCTGTCGCAGCACTTCGCGGTGATCAACGCGTTCCAGGACGCGGCCTCGCGCGAAGGCGTGGGCGGCCTGGCCTCGCATCTGGTCTGCGGCCATCACGCCCAGCACGAGGCCCTGGAGCGCGAACTGGCCGACTGGCTGGGCTCGCCGCGCGCGTTGCTGTTCGGCAGCGGGTTCATGGCCAATCTGGCCGCGGTCCAGGCCCTGCTCGGCGAAGACGACGTCTGCGTGCAGGACAAGCTCAACCACGCCAGCCTGATCGATGCCGCGCGCCTGTCCGGCTGCCGCCTGCGGCGCTATCCGCACGCCGATCCCGAAGGCGCGATCCGGCAGCTGCGCAACGTGCCCGATGGCCTGGCGATGCTCGCCACCGATGGCGTGTTCAGCATGGACGGCGACATCGCGCCGCTGCGCGATCTGGCGCTGGTGGCGCGCGCGCAGAAGGCGCTGCTGTACGTGGACGATGCGCATGGCGTCGGCGTGACCGGCCCCGACGGCCGCGGCACGGTCGCCGCGGCGCGCTTGTCGGCGCAGGAAGTGCCGCTGCAGCTGGCGACCTTCGGCAAAGCGCTGGGCAGCTACGGCGCGGCGCTGCACGGCGATGCCGACCTGATCGGCCATCTGGCCGAAACCGCGCGCAGCCATCTGTACACCACCGCGTTGCCGCCGGCGCAGGCCGCGGCCACGCGCGCGGCGCTCAAGCTGGCGCGCAACGATCATTGGCGGCGCGAAAAGCTCAGCGAGTTGACCGCGCACTTCCGCGAACGCGCGGCCAAGCTCGGCCTGGAGCTGCTGCCTTCGTCCACGCCGATCCAGCCGGTGGTATGCGGCAGCGACCGCCGTGCGCTGGCGATGGCGCAGGCGCTGGAGCAGCAAGGCTACTGGGTCGCGGCGATCCGCCCGCCGACCGTGCCGGACGGCCGCGCGCGCCTGCGCGTGACCTTCTCGGCGCTGCATACGCGCGAGCAGGTCGACGGCCTGATCGAGGCCTTGGCGCGCGCCGCCGAACGGGTCGCGATCGAGCGCAGCGACGACGCGCCGGCCGCGCCGGCGACCGCGGCCCGATGA